Proteins encoded within one genomic window of Pectobacterium araliae:
- a CDS encoding flagellin, with amino-acid sequence MTPITSLYLTILNQQGKSATRLSQAIERLSSGLRINGAKDDAAGQAIANRMTANLNANSVITNGMKDGLSLMQTAESGLNTINSLIQRGRQLAMQAANGTLSDTDQTSLNSEYQQIREEIDRIASSTQIFGRYPLAPAEPSPQPAKLGTTLPLAEKFPVPNINHQFPSGVISLAYIPAGAKNITITIDSLSADDDIQLFARDGRHLAGTPAEGTDADIVWSVNGVTDESTMNTAVITQDNGFLPGATYSADSLLQAGKYNINTGAQTTYQGMTITYSGDGDRFEDANTGDFNDGNVAAANQLEKIHIDEVTEDLIVIVVGSGVFYSNASWDELPTPTEPAPPLPPSVPISKETTFVIGASFGDALQTVTINPTPADSQSLGLSSVTLSTPAQASEALATFDNALKTLDGYRSEYGSQMNRFESVTAVLSQEKVATAAARSRILDANYAIEVSAMTKNQILQQVSLSVLSQANQQSGNVLKLLQG; translated from the coding sequence ATGACGCCGATTACCTCTCTTTATTTAACAATATTGAATCAACAGGGTAAATCGGCCACCCGACTGAGCCAGGCGATTGAACGGCTTTCGTCGGGTCTGCGCATCAATGGCGCGAAGGATGATGCCGCTGGTCAGGCGATTGCCAACCGGATGACCGCCAATCTGAATGCCAACAGCGTCATCACCAATGGTATGAAAGATGGCCTCAGCCTAATGCAAACTGCCGAGAGCGGGTTGAATACCATCAATAGCCTGATACAACGTGGCAGGCAACTCGCAATGCAGGCGGCAAACGGAACGTTGTCAGATACCGACCAGACCAGCCTGAACAGTGAATATCAGCAGATTAGGGAAGAAATCGACCGCATCGCTTCATCGACACAGATCTTTGGCCGCTATCCGCTGGCTCCTGCTGAACCGAGCCCTCAGCCTGCCAAATTAGGGACAACCTTGCCACTGGCTGAAAAGTTTCCCGTCCCCAATATCAATCATCAATTTCCCTCTGGGGTCATTTCGCTGGCTTACATTCCTGCTGGCGCAAAAAATATCACCATCACCATCGACTCATTGAGCGCCGATGACGATATCCAGCTATTTGCACGAGATGGCAGGCATCTGGCCGGTACACCCGCAGAAGGTACAGACGCCGATATCGTCTGGTCAGTAAATGGTGTGACAGATGAAAGTACCATGAATACCGCCGTGATTACGCAAGACAACGGCTTTTTACCTGGAGCCACCTACTCGGCAGATTCGCTGCTGCAAGCCGGGAAATACAATATCAACACAGGGGCACAGACCACTTATCAGGGTATGACCATCACCTACAGCGGTGATGGCGACCGTTTTGAAGATGCCAACACTGGGGACTTTAACGATGGAAATGTGGCCGCAGCAAACCAGCTGGAAAAAATTCACATTGATGAGGTGACAGAAGATCTGATTGTCATTGTGGTTGGCAGCGGCGTGTTTTACAGCAACGCAAGCTGGGATGAACTTCCCACACCGACAGAGCCTGCCCCGCCACTGCCGCCCTCCGTACCCATCAGCAAAGAAACGACGTTTGTCATCGGGGCAAGTTTCGGTGATGCACTACAAACGGTCACTATTAACCCAACGCCAGCAGACAGCCAGTCACTGGGGCTTTCCTCTGTGACGCTAAGTACACCAGCACAGGCCAGTGAAGCATTAGCCACGTTCGATAATGCACTCAAAACGCTGGACGGTTACCGCAGCGAATACGGCAGCCAGATGAACCGCTTTGAATCCGTCACTGCCGTGCTGTCGCAGGAGAAGGTTGCCACCGCTGCCGCCCGCTCACGCATATTGGATGCCAATTACGCCATTGAGGTTTCCGCGATGACAAAAAACCAGATCCTGCAACAGGTTTCTCTGTCCGTCTTGTCACAAGCCAATCAGCAGTCGGGAAACGTATTAAAGCTGTTACAGGGATGA
- a CDS encoding beta family protein, producing MYPTYVPILKAKPGEFSALEKLKPIYSQKITPFFEIPKFTEKTKELAYLRGSAQPKKDYLDKVANDITSSCTAMSLFFDHFEWKPNEYIETGEHVYSYMFRKLCASGLKIYPVIGLDRWDDIDYQNALRNLSTPEDTLYCLRIDSEAIEDAYDEEHFIESIEKIIDALHLSGEQLIVLFDFGDVTKKSIVSLLADMHHLLKATAGFGFRASMLAGASFPTFVNEAVKHEDSTGYVERREMVVWKALLAESTEGLIFADYGVRNPSAADDIRSKHTNGKIRYTINNRYFVARGHSKQKGNKGDQIYDLAKVIVASPHYLGIGFSWGDEKIFDCTLKKFKGRAQDWIGYDTNHHISYVVEEIVEFNRIKAAKTSIA from the coding sequence ATGTACCCTACTTACGTTCCTATACTCAAAGCAAAACCGGGTGAATTTTCGGCCTTAGAGAAACTCAAGCCTATTTATTCACAAAAAATAACTCCTTTTTTTGAAATCCCTAAGTTTACTGAAAAAACAAAAGAATTGGCTTATCTTCGCGGTTCTGCGCAACCGAAGAAAGATTACCTAGACAAGGTTGCAAATGACATAACATCCTCATGCACTGCTATGAGTCTCTTCTTCGACCATTTTGAATGGAAACCGAATGAATATATTGAGACGGGAGAGCATGTATATAGCTATATGTTCCGTAAACTATGTGCAAGCGGTCTGAAAATATACCCTGTAATCGGACTTGATCGATGGGATGATATTGATTATCAAAATGCTTTGCGGAACTTGTCAACGCCAGAAGATACATTATATTGTTTACGCATCGATTCTGAGGCTATTGAGGATGCTTACGATGAAGAACATTTCATCGAGAGTATCGAAAAAATTATTGATGCGTTACACCTCTCAGGTGAGCAATTAATTGTATTGTTCGATTTTGGGGATGTAACCAAAAAATCCATTGTTTCACTGCTCGCAGATATGCATCACCTTCTAAAAGCAACAGCAGGATTTGGTTTTAGAGCATCTATGCTCGCTGGAGCATCATTTCCAACATTCGTAAATGAAGCAGTTAAGCACGAAGACTCAACAGGCTACGTTGAAAGACGTGAAATGGTAGTCTGGAAGGCTCTCCTTGCGGAAAGTACAGAGGGACTGATTTTCGCTGATTACGGCGTAAGAAACCCGAGCGCAGCTGATGATATACGTTCAAAACATACAAATGGAAAAATAAGGTATACGATTAACAATCGGTATTTTGTTGCTCGTGGGCATTCTAAGCAGAAAGGTAACAAAGGTGATCAAATTTATGACCTGGCAAAAGTCATAGTTGCCTCACCACATTACTTGGGTATTGGGTTCTCATGGGGGGATGAAAAAATCTTTGACTGCACCTTAAAAAAATTTAAAGGCAGGGCGCAAGATTGGATTGGTTACGATACTAACCATCATATTAGTTATGTCGTTGAGGAAATTGTTGAATTCAACCGTATCAAAGCAGCAAAGACATCGATCGCATAA
- a CDS encoding helix-turn-helix transcriptional regulator, translating to MSIEIFSHCPFTTAAFACLGNRDGGNVPITVVDIEHGIDMTLLTRIITDRQRTFIIILNNRKHTPVMVAKKVLLLSKHASISTIKKVLSAMSSPREIKGKTISLSPNEKVFFGYWLDGISIKDIAKKMTITHKTANNMKNNIYKKYGIKDLLTFLLIARISHMQSITDAEHHRVIYVDKVA from the coding sequence ATGAGCATTGAAATATTCAGCCACTGCCCTTTCACCACGGCAGCGTTTGCCTGTCTGGGAAATAGGGATGGCGGTAATGTACCCATCACTGTTGTTGATATTGAACACGGTATCGACATGACGCTATTGACTCGCATCATTACCGATCGTCAACGGACATTCATTATTATTCTCAACAACCGCAAACATACACCGGTAATGGTGGCTAAAAAGGTATTACTGTTATCAAAACACGCATCAATTAGCACGATTAAAAAGGTTCTCTCTGCAATGTCATCGCCCAGGGAAATAAAAGGTAAGACGATATCGTTATCACCGAATGAGAAAGTATTTTTCGGCTATTGGTTGGATGGAATATCAATTAAAGATATCGCAAAAAAAATGACGATAACCCATAAAACCGCCAACAACATGAAAAATAATATCTACAAGAAATATGGCATAAAAGATCTGCTCACCTTTTTACTCATCGCCAGAATCTCACATATGCAAAGTATCACTGATGCTGAACATCACAGGGTTATCTACGTTGATAAGGTGGCGTGA
- a CDS encoding lipase family protein: MFHVPKLKQKPLALLLAISIGMMAPFTFAETKTPGTLIEKTTLDTENGLMEAGEQYRIQYYSKSGVDGKSLREDTGSVFIPKGEAPKEGWPVVVWTHGTIGVGTSCAPSLNPRSARDSQYLNTWLSLGFAIVAPDYAGLGSAGLHHYLNARGEAWSVLDSVKASLTAFPLHNQLTIVGQSQGAHAAFASTGYQPDYAPNLNIASTVLTGTPYFDDKTSAKDIFAKGIEEGGDPKLPYVMYIYLSATDTNQGLNVGDYFEPEAAKLVEDARKMCIGELTQKVMKEGLNAKNSLKSDIYKLLDDQMVHFRYNTLHVTPPVFIGIGTNDINVPTKMQVHFAEDVVSAGTSADVHEYKGMDHSETVNVSLRNSVPFVLGK, encoded by the coding sequence ATGTTTCATGTGCCTAAACTAAAGCAAAAACCCTTAGCGCTACTTCTCGCCATCTCCATCGGGATGATGGCTCCGTTTACTTTCGCTGAGACGAAAACGCCGGGCACCCTGATAGAAAAGACGACGTTGGATACGGAAAATGGCCTAATGGAGGCGGGGGAACAGTATCGGATTCAGTATTATTCGAAGAGTGGGGTTGATGGCAAAAGCCTGCGGGAAGACACCGGCTCGGTTTTCATCCCTAAAGGTGAGGCACCAAAAGAGGGCTGGCCAGTCGTGGTATGGACACATGGGACAATTGGCGTGGGAACCTCCTGCGCACCGTCCCTCAATCCACGTTCTGCGCGGGATTCTCAGTATCTGAATACCTGGCTGTCGCTGGGTTTTGCCATTGTGGCACCAGACTACGCGGGGCTTGGGTCTGCTGGCTTGCATCACTACCTCAATGCGCGTGGTGAGGCATGGAGCGTGTTGGATAGCGTCAAAGCATCACTTACTGCATTCCCGCTGCACAATCAGTTGACTATCGTTGGCCAGTCACAGGGGGCGCATGCGGCCTTTGCGAGTACGGGTTACCAGCCGGACTATGCGCCGAATCTGAACATCGCATCGACCGTATTGACTGGCACGCCCTATTTTGACGATAAAACCTCTGCGAAAGATATTTTTGCCAAGGGGATCGAAGAAGGCGGCGACCCTAAACTCCCTTATGTAATGTATATCTATCTGTCAGCAACCGATACGAATCAAGGGCTTAATGTCGGTGATTATTTCGAGCCGGAAGCTGCTAAGCTCGTAGAGGATGCACGTAAGATGTGCATTGGTGAGTTGACGCAAAAAGTGATGAAAGAAGGGCTGAATGCGAAGAATAGCCTGAAGTCTGACATCTATAAATTATTGGATGACCAAATGGTGCATTTTCGCTACAACACACTACATGTTACCCCTCCCGTCTTTATCGGGATTGGAACCAATGACATCAACGTGCCTACCAAGATGCAGGTTCACTTTGCGGAAGATGTCGTGAGTGCGGGGACGTCAGCCGATGTGCACGAATATAAAGGCATGGACCACAGCGAAACCGTTAACGTTTCACTGCGCAATTCAGTTCCTTTCGTGTTGGGAAAATAG
- a CDS encoding LysR family transcriptional regulator encodes MVKRTVSANKSIDMYAVYVFVTMAEAGSMTAAATRLGLTPSAISQTIRLLEEDFGVKLVNRARRPFVLTPYGIALKNRGEILTEEIANLKAQVLEAGKGIKPDLRIGLVDSFAITCGSVFTKSLMKSSSQLLIRTGLSPQQGEALMRRELDMIVTSDPLIDSDSVVRHQLFSEGYFIITPPDYRKRIKTVEDIRELSAALPLVRFNRNSQIGMQIERYLRRIDVRVPNMLEFDNADTLTSMVAAGIGWAVTTPLSFLQSVAHSREVLTHMPEPVNIKRSLYIVGHRDEYSAFFEEACDVTHDIIKTVFIPKLKTLNRGIEKLVEINPDNTE; translated from the coding sequence ATGGTTAAACGCACAGTGTCCGCCAATAAATCGATCGATATGTACGCCGTCTATGTTTTTGTGACGATGGCGGAAGCAGGAAGCATGACGGCAGCCGCCACGCGGTTAGGCCTGACGCCCTCTGCCATTTCGCAAACGATCCGGTTATTGGAAGAAGATTTCGGCGTGAAATTGGTTAACCGGGCTCGCCGCCCCTTTGTCCTGACGCCCTACGGCATTGCGTTGAAAAACCGCGGAGAAATCCTGACGGAGGAGATCGCGAACCTGAAGGCACAGGTGTTGGAGGCAGGAAAAGGGATTAAGCCCGACTTGCGTATCGGCCTGGTGGATTCGTTTGCCATCACCTGCGGTTCGGTGTTTACCAAGAGTTTGATGAAGAGTTCATCGCAGTTGCTGATTCGTACCGGGCTCAGCCCGCAGCAGGGTGAAGCGCTAATGCGCCGCGAGCTGGATATGATTGTCACCAGCGACCCGTTGATCGACAGCGATAGCGTGGTGCGTCATCAGTTGTTTTCCGAAGGCTATTTCATTATCACACCCCCGGATTACCGCAAACGCATCAAAACGGTTGAGGATATCCGCGAGCTTTCCGCCGCACTGCCGCTGGTGCGCTTTAACCGGAACTCGCAGATTGGGATGCAGATTGAGCGCTACCTACGCCGCATCGATGTGCGCGTGCCGAACATGCTCGAATTTGATAATGCGGATACCTTAACGTCAATGGTGGCGGCAGGTATCGGTTGGGCGGTCACCACCCCGCTCAGTTTTCTGCAATCCGTTGCACACTCCCGCGAGGTGCTGACGCATATGCCGGAACCCGTCAATATCAAGCGCTCGCTTTATATTGTCGGGCACCGTGATGAATACAGCGCGTTCTTTGAAGAAGCGTGCGATGTCACACATGACATTATCAAAACCGTATTTATTCCGAAATTGAAAACGCTGAACCGTGGAATAGAAAAACTGGTTGAGATTAACCCAGATAATACGGAATAA
- the aspA gene encoding aspartate ammonia-lyase, producing the protein MSTNIRIEEDLLGTREVPADAYYGIHTLRAIENFYISNSTISDIPEFVRAMVMVKKAAALANKELQTIPRKIADTILQACDEVLNNGKCLDQFPVDVYQGGAGTSVNMNTNEVLANIGLELMGHQKGEYQYLNPNDHLNKCQSTNDAYPTGFRIAVYTSILKLVEAITQLSDGFERKAKAFENILKMGRTQLQDAVPMTLGQEFHAFNVLLKEENRNLLRTAELLLEVNLGATAIGTRLNTPDEYQKLAVQHLAKVSGLPCVPAEDLIEATSDCGAYVMMHSALKRVAVKLSKICNDLRLLSSGPRTGLNEINLPELQAGSSIMPAKVNPVVPEVVNQVCFKVIGNDTCVTMAAEAGQLQLNVMEPVIGQAMFESIQILSSACYNLLEKCVDGITANKEVCEAYVFNSIGIVTYLNPFIGHHNGDIVGKICAETGKSVREVVLERGLLTEEQLDDIFSIQNLMHPAYKAKRYTDENEAV; encoded by the coding sequence ATGTCAACGAATATCCGTATTGAAGAAGACCTGTTAGGTACCCGTGAAGTCCCTGCTGATGCCTATTATGGTATCCATACGCTGCGTGCAATTGAGAACTTTTATATCAGCAATAGCACCATCAGCGATATTCCAGAATTTGTCCGCGCCATGGTGATGGTAAAAAAAGCGGCCGCGCTGGCGAATAAAGAACTGCAAACCATCCCACGTAAAATTGCCGATACCATCCTGCAAGCCTGTGATGAAGTGCTGAATAACGGTAAGTGCCTGGATCAATTCCCTGTCGATGTGTATCAGGGCGGCGCGGGTACGTCAGTCAACATGAATACCAACGAAGTATTAGCCAATATTGGTCTGGAACTGATGGGTCACCAGAAAGGTGAATACCAATACCTGAACCCGAACGACCACCTGAACAAATGCCAGTCCACCAACGATGCCTACCCAACTGGCTTCCGTATCGCGGTGTACACCTCCATCCTGAAACTGGTTGAAGCGATTACCCAGTTGAGCGATGGCTTTGAGCGCAAAGCGAAAGCGTTCGAAAATATCCTGAAAATGGGTCGTACCCAGTTGCAGGACGCCGTACCGATGACGCTCGGTCAGGAATTCCACGCATTCAACGTGCTGCTGAAAGAAGAAAACCGCAACTTGTTGCGTACCGCTGAGCTGCTGCTGGAAGTGAACCTTGGCGCCACCGCCATCGGTACACGACTGAACACGCCGGATGAGTACCAGAAACTGGCCGTTCAGCATCTGGCGAAAGTCAGCGGCCTGCCTTGTGTACCGGCTGAAGACCTGATCGAAGCCACCTCCGACTGCGGCGCTTACGTGATGATGCATAGCGCCCTGAAACGTGTCGCGGTTAAACTGTCAAAAATCTGTAACGACCTGCGCCTGCTGTCTTCGGGCCCGCGTACTGGCCTGAACGAAATCAACCTGCCGGAATTGCAGGCGGGCTCGTCCATCATGCCAGCCAAAGTTAACCCGGTTGTACCGGAAGTGGTGAATCAGGTGTGCTTCAAGGTCATCGGCAACGATACCTGCGTCACCATGGCGGCAGAAGCCGGTCAACTACAGTTGAACGTGATGGAACCGGTTATCGGACAGGCGATGTTCGAGTCCATCCAGATTCTGTCCAGCGCTTGCTACAACCTGCTGGAAAAATGCGTCGACGGCATCACCGCCAACAAGGAGGTGTGTGAAGCCTACGTTTTCAACTCTATCGGTATCGTGACCTACCTGAACCCGTTCATCGGTCACCACAACGGCGATATCGTTGGGAAAATCTGTGCCGAAACCGGTAAGAGTGTGCGTGAAGTGGTACTGGAACGCGGTCTGCTGACCGAAGAACAGCTGGACGACATTTTCTCCATCCAGAACCTGATGCACCCAGCCTATAAAGCCAAACGCTATACCGACGAAAACGAAGCCGTTTAA
- a CDS encoding virulence RhuM family protein: protein MTDKHLPEAPSGEFIMFTSQDGKIRIECRFENDTLWLSQAMIGELYGKAKSTISEHIKNIFEDGELDENSVVRFYRTTASDEKNYQVQYFNLSLVLAVGYRVRSTRGTQFRQWATQTLQEYLIKGFVMDDERLKNPPVGPSVVPDYFGEMLERIRDIRASERRVYLRVREIFALAADYQPSLKETTLFFQTIQNKLHFACTGKTAAELIHQRADASLPHMGLTSFKGDEVRKGDVTVAKNYLNKSEVDELNRVVNMWLDFAEDQARRRQQIFLRDWQEKLDQFLQFNDRDVLKGAGTISKKIADDKAQAEYEHFAEQQRSLKEAEGERDITELLQWQASPKAKDVP from the coding sequence ATGACAGATAAACACTTACCTGAAGCCCCGTCCGGTGAATTCATAATGTTTACCAGCCAGGATGGCAAAATACGTATTGAATGCCGTTTCGAAAACGATACGTTATGGTTATCGCAGGCGATGATCGGTGAGCTATATGGTAAAGCCAAATCGACTATCAGCGAGCATATCAAAAACATCTTTGAAGACGGTGAATTGGATGAAAATTCAGTTGTTCGGTTTTACCGAACAACTGCCAGCGATGAAAAAAATTATCAGGTTCAATATTTTAATCTGTCATTGGTACTGGCCGTCGGTTACCGCGTCCGTTCAACCCGAGGAACCCAGTTCCGCCAGTGGGCCACACAGACCTTGCAGGAATATCTGATTAAAGGTTTTGTAATGGACGATGAGCGGCTGAAAAATCCGCCTGTCGGCCCGTCAGTAGTGCCCGATTACTTTGGTGAAATGCTAGAACGCATCCGCGATATTCGTGCCAGCGAACGGCGCGTCTATTTACGGGTACGGGAAATTTTTGCTCTTGCAGCGGATTATCAACCCTCACTGAAAGAGACCACTCTCTTTTTCCAGACTATCCAGAATAAACTGCATTTCGCCTGTACTGGGAAAACGGCTGCTGAGCTTATTCACCAACGTGCCGATGCCAGTCTTCCTCATATGGGGCTGACCAGCTTTAAGGGTGATGAAGTGCGTAAAGGGGATGTCACCGTCGCTAAAAATTATCTCAATAAAAGCGAAGTTGATGAACTGAACCGCGTGGTCAATATGTGGCTGGATTTTGCTGAAGATCAGGCCAGACGTCGGCAGCAGATATTTCTACGTGACTGGCAGGAAAAATTAGATCAATTCCTGCAATTCAATGATCGTGATGTATTAAAAGGTGCAGGTACGATCAGCAAGAAAATAGCAGATGACAAGGCTCAGGCTGAATATGAACACTTTGCCGAGCAACAGCGCAGTTTAAAAGAAGCAGAGGGCGAACGGGATATCACTGAACTATTACAGTGGCAAGCCAGCCCGAAAGCTAAGGATGTGCCATGA
- a CDS encoding cupin domain-containing protein: MAYQLNLNWPEFLEKYWQKQPVVLKNAFPNFVDPITPDELAGLAMEAEVDSRLVSYKNGQWQASNGPFEHFDNLGETGWSLLAQAVNHWHAPSAELVRPFRVLPDWRLDDLMISFSVPGGGVGPHIDQYDVFIIQGMGSRRWRVGDKLPMRQFCPHPALLHVDPFPPIIDEDLEPGDILYIPPGFPHDGFTHETALNYSVGFRGPNGRDLISSFADYVLENDLGGEHYSDPDLTCREHPGRVEDYEFDRLREMMIDVINQPEALKAWFGRFVTTPRHELDIAPTELPYEQDEVVEALMDGGVLTRLSGLRVLEVGGSYFINSERLDVVDPKAADALCRYTVLGKQELGEALENPAFVAELTALVNQGYWFFDE; this comes from the coding sequence ATGGCTTATCAACTTAACCTTAATTGGCCCGAATTTTTAGAAAAATACTGGCAAAAACAACCTGTTGTATTGAAGAATGCTTTCCCGAATTTTGTCGATCCAATTACACCAGATGAGCTGGCGGGTCTGGCGATGGAGGCGGAAGTTGATAGCCGTCTGGTCAGCTATAAAAATGGTCAATGGCAGGCCAGCAACGGGCCGTTCGAACATTTTGATAATCTGGGGGAAACGGGTTGGTCGCTGCTGGCTCAGGCGGTAAACCACTGGCATGCGCCGTCAGCTGAACTCGTGCGTCCGTTCCGCGTGTTGCCGGACTGGCGTTTAGATGACCTGATGATCTCCTTTTCCGTACCGGGCGGTGGTGTTGGCCCACATATCGATCAGTACGATGTCTTTATCATTCAGGGGATGGGTAGCCGCCGTTGGCGCGTGGGTGACAAACTGCCGATGCGTCAGTTCTGCCCGCATCCTGCGTTACTGCATGTCGATCCTTTCCCACCGATCATTGATGAAGATCTTGAGCCGGGCGACATTCTTTATATTCCACCAGGCTTCCCGCACGATGGCTTCACTCATGAAACCGCGCTCAACTACTCCGTAGGGTTCCGTGGGCCGAACGGCAGAGACTTAATCAGCAGCTTTGCTGACTACGTGCTAGAGAACGATCTCGGCGGTGAGCATTACAGCGACCCTGATTTGACCTGTCGGGAGCATCCGGGGCGGGTTGAAGACTATGAGTTTGACCGTCTGCGCGAGATGATGATTGACGTAATTAATCAACCGGAAGCGCTGAAAGCGTGGTTCGGTCGTTTTGTAACGACGCCGCGTCACGAGCTGGATATCGCTCCGACGGAACTACCTTATGAGCAGGATGAGGTGGTGGAGGCGCTGATGGACGGCGGTGTGTTGACGCGTCTGAGTGGTCTGCGGGTACTGGAAGTAGGCGGTAGCTACTTCATCAACAGTGAACGGCTGGATGTGGTCGATCCAAAAGCGGCTGACGCATTGTGTCGTTACACCGTTCTCGGTAAACAAGAACTGGGCGAGGCGCTAGAGAACCCGGCCTTTGTGGCAGAATTAACCGCGCTGGTTAACCAGGGTTACTGGTTCTTCGACGAATAA
- a CDS encoding IS630 family transposase, producing the protein MPIITPIQPDERQLMQKTMQTTRDKNHYRRLAALLMLDDGISVSDVAKHLQAARSTVGRWINWFTQSGAEGLESRPAGRPPKWSPEPVLPLLSHLVDYSPQDVGWLRSRWSLELLTMEINGFFNINASRSTLYRWVKMAGLVWRRAAPTLKLSDPDYDEKMTAIQAALAVNSSEHPVFYQDEVDIALNPKIGADWSQKGNQKRIVTPGQNQKHYLAGALHADTGKVTYIGGIKKTSKLFINLLVKLKRTYRHASIITLIVDNYIIHKSKETQRWLAENPKFNLLFLPTYSPWLNRIEGLWHKLHETVTRNHHCHYMWQLLQNVAQFMEAASPFPGNAPGKARV; encoded by the coding sequence ATGCCGATCATAACACCTATCCAACCCGACGAGCGTCAATTGATGCAGAAAACCATGCAGACGACACGCGACAAGAACCATTATCGCAGGCTTGCCGCTCTACTAATGCTTGATGATGGCATCTCCGTTTCCGATGTGGCTAAACACCTTCAGGCTGCTCGTTCCACCGTCGGACGCTGGATAAACTGGTTTACCCAAAGTGGCGCCGAAGGACTGGAAAGCCGACCCGCAGGACGACCGCCGAAATGGTCGCCAGAGCCTGTATTGCCGCTGCTATCTCATCTGGTTGATTACTCGCCACAGGATGTCGGATGGCTACGCTCGCGCTGGAGTCTGGAATTGCTGACCATGGAGATAAATGGTTTTTTCAACATTAATGCCTCACGAAGTACCCTGTATCGCTGGGTTAAGATGGCCGGTCTTGTCTGGCGTCGGGCTGCCCCCACACTGAAGCTCTCCGACCCAGATTACGATGAAAAAATGACCGCTATTCAGGCCGCGCTGGCTGTCAACAGTTCGGAACATCCCGTGTTTTATCAGGATGAGGTTGATATTGCCCTCAACCCGAAAATCGGCGCTGACTGGAGCCAGAAAGGTAACCAAAAACGGATAGTGACGCCGGGCCAGAATCAGAAACATTATCTGGCTGGCGCACTGCACGCGGACACAGGAAAGGTGACCTATATAGGCGGAATAAAGAAGACATCAAAATTGTTTATAAATCTGTTGGTTAAACTGAAACGCACATACCGGCACGCCAGCATTATCACACTGATAGTAGATAACTACATCATTCATAAAAGTAAGGAAACCCAGCGCTGGCTGGCAGAGAATCCGAAGTTCAACCTGCTGTTTTTGCCGACTTACTCGCCCTGGCTGAACAGAATAGAAGGGCTCTGGCATAAGTTGCATGAAACGGTAACACGAAATCATCACTGTCATTACATGTGGCAGTTATTGCAGAACGTAGCCCAGTTCATGGAGGCTGCTTCGCCTTTCCCTGGAAATGCACCGGGAAAGGCAAGGGTGTAG